In Aquipuribacter hungaricus, the following proteins share a genomic window:
- a CDS encoding NfeD family protein translates to MPEFLRDAQWFLWIAGALVLGLLELTSLDLVFGMLVLGALAAGGVALAGFGFVAQALVFTVVSGLGLVVARPYIKRAVDRSVPDAPTNVDALTGRTALALTDVDDRGGQVKLSGETWSARTVDRGERVPAGSDVVVVRIDGATALVRADADRPAPTDLTAPTDR, encoded by the coding sequence GTGCCGGAGTTCCTGCGCGACGCCCAGTGGTTCCTCTGGATCGCGGGCGCGCTCGTGCTCGGCCTGCTGGAGCTCACCAGCCTCGACCTCGTCTTCGGGATGCTCGTGCTCGGGGCGCTCGCGGCCGGCGGCGTCGCCCTGGCCGGGTTCGGCTTCGTCGCCCAGGCGCTCGTGTTCACCGTGGTCAGCGGCCTCGGGCTCGTGGTCGCCCGGCCGTACATCAAGCGGGCCGTCGACCGCTCCGTGCCCGACGCCCCCACCAATGTCGACGCGCTCACCGGCCGCACCGCCCTCGCCCTCACCGACGTCGACGACCGCGGCGGGCAGGTGAAGCTGTCCGGGGAGACCTGGAGCGCCCGCACCGTCGACCGCGGCGAGCGCGTGCCCGCCGGCAGCGACGTCGTCGTGGTCCGGATCGACGGCGCCACCGCCCTGGTCCGCGCCGACGCCGACCGCCCGGCGCCGACCGACCTCACGGCCCCCACGGACCGATGA